One genomic region from Mytilus trossulus isolate FHL-02 chromosome 9, PNRI_Mtr1.1.1.hap1, whole genome shotgun sequence encodes:
- the LOC134684725 gene encoding uncharacterized protein LOC134684725 translates to MAEKSIQAVLFELGLGTISQRFIEHKINFDLAKKLSDEELSALGVGTIGDRIRLKEKLNSQNTELPVAHSISSPQASGSTSGSTPRSLLDRIRRERSLLFSSGSGKSNIAKNLPRNQKKSKEKTWTGTFICMADKSQGRVPSVSEKEVLIKAQLGFKRIQFCLEDKEEDVLAKISENETGFYQLQGIGGFELLRCRQNCRELELVDCPWTVRDLKATLGSQGKIYLRPIQINLSTQSTVQSTHIEKREACKSCGDSFSIHELRKHVKLCHEKDLSNESDSELYDPHITETNVEETDEIQIEKIPDNIMENMEQVESSNNNSGSSVNRNNETIIESIIVSSTYQSSLDGKEVNDVIPIDDVFLQSRDDSSSAINVDPVDNLMTDESNIITLINNCLNYLIENSINDPVDILRYLQKNIVTGRELEISSIETPTDGDTNFISVNRQELIETAFDEVGALTDLRPTLEVQFYGENAVDSGGPRKEFFRLILREIKEKYFEPVRPFAKMEDYETIGKILALSMLQNGKIPQFLDFSLVDELFESSSPSLVVLNLRKGLDSLGLYKIGSSLPQFRHLFNTKPPILTLKGAITMLKPNFSEPGTNRRSLQTRVYSVFTKYLREVSSGRRENISLHSILMFATGADEEPILGFAVGPEICFSESETYNSFLPTSNTCINRLTLPIPSAEKDLPTNEILFHLYDLAFANTYYGLS, encoded by the exons ATGGCTGAAAAAAGTATACAGGCGGTTTTGTTTGAACTTGGTCTTGGGACTATTTCCCAAAGATTTATtgaacataaaattaatttcgaTCTTGCCAAAAAATTGTCTGACGAAGAACTCAGTGCTTTGGGTGTTGGAACCATAGGCGACCGAATACGCCTGAAAGAAAAACTTAACAGTCAAAACACAGAACTGCCCGTGGCTCATTCAATTTCAAGTCCTCAGGCTTCAGGTTCTACTTCAG GCTCCACACCAAGAAGTCTTCTTGATAGAATCCGAAGGGAGCGGTCATTACTGTTTTCTTCTGGTTCGGGGAAAAGTAATATAGCCAAAAACCTGCCTagaaatcagaaaaaaagtaaGGAGAAAACATGGACGGGAACATTTATCTGCATGGCAGACAAATCCCAAGGACGGGTACCTTCCGTTTCtgaaaaagaagttttaatTAAAGCCCAATTGGGTTTTAAAAGGATCCAGTTTTGTCTAGAAGACAAGGAAGAAGATGTTTTGGCTAAAATATCGGAAAATGAAACTGGGTTTTACCAATTACAAGGTATTGGAGGGTTTGAACTATTAAGATGCAGACAAAATTGCAGAGAGTTAGAATTAGTTGACTGTCCATGGACAGTCCGTGATCTGAAGGCCACGCTTGGAAGTCAAGGTAAAATATACCTAAGGCCTATACAAATAAACTTAAGTACACAGTCAACAGTTCAGAGTACTCATATAGAAAAAAGGGAAGCTTGTAAAAGTTGTGGAGACAGCTTCAGTATACATGAACTaagaaaacatgtaaaactgTGTCATGAAAAAGATCTTTCTAATGAGTCTGACTCAGAGCTATATGATCCACATATTACTGAAACAAATGTTGAAGAAACTGATGAAatccaaattgaaaagataccAGACAATATCATGGAAAATATGGAACAAGTTGAGTCATCTAACAATAACAGTGGATCTTCTGTAAACagaaacaatgaaacaattatAGAAAGCATAATAGTGTCCTCGACATATCAAAGCAGTCTTGATGGAAAGGAAGTTAATGATGTTATTCCTATTGATGATGTCTTTCTCCAATCTAGAGATGACAGTTCATCAGCTATCAATGTGGACCCTGTAGATAACTTGATGACAGATGAATCAAAtattataacacttattaaCAATTGCCTTAACTACCTTATAGAAAACAGTATTAATGACCCCGTAGACATCTTGCGCTATTTACAAAAGAATATAGTAACTGGTAGGGAATTGGAAATTTCAAGTATAGAAACACCCACAGATGGAGAcacaaattttatttctgtgaaCAGACAAGAGTTAATTGAAACTGCCTTTGATGAAGTAGGAGCATTAACAGACTTACGTCCTACATTAGAGGTACAGTTTTACGGCGAG AATGCAGTTGACAGCGGTGGACCCAGGAAAGAATTTTTTCGGTTAATCCTTAGAGAAATTAAAGAGAAATATTTCGAGCCCGTTAGACCATTTGCAAAAATGGAGGACTATGAAACCATAGGAAAGATTTTAG CTCTTTCAATGTTACAGAATGGAAAGATACCACAGTTTTTGGATTTTTCTCTTGTTGATGAGCTGTTTGAAAGTAGCAGTCCAAGTTTGGTAGTTCTGAATTTAAGAAAAGGACTAGACAGTTTAGGACTTTACAAG ATTGGAAGTTCACTTCCCCAGTTTCGCCACCTTTTTAACACAAAACCACCAATATTGACTTTGAAAGGTGCAATTACAATGCTGAAACCGAATTTCAGTGAACCTGGCACCAACAGAAGAAGTTTACAAACTCGAGTTTATTCAGTGTTCACAAAATATCTTCGGGAAGTATCAA GTGGAAGAAGAGAAAATATATCACTGCATAGTATATTAATGTTTGCAACTGGAGCTGATGAAGAACCAATTCTTGGATTTGCAGTAGGCCCAGAGATCTGTTTTTCTGAGAGTGAAACATATAATTCTTTTCTGCCTACTTCAAACACCTGCATAAATAGACTTACTTTACCAATTCCATCAGCAGAGAAGGATTTACCAACAAATGAAATCTTATTTCACTTGTACGACTTGGCATTTGCCAATACTTATTATGGATTAAGTTGA
- the LOC134683979 gene encoding uncharacterized protein LOC134683979, translating to MDEYGLKKEYFTDIEDGALEDLITNVITEFPFCGETLLRQILVQKNVKVQRSRLREILHHVDDNGIQDRRAGRLKRRVYNVQGVNHLWHIDTNHKLVRWNFIIAGGIDGFSRFITFLKCIDNNKAETVASCFLEGVNEFGLPLRVRSDKGMENSKVADFMIERRGANRGSMIVGKSVHNQRIERLWRDVFDGVLAYYYVLFYFMEDEGLLDPLDEIHMFSLHHVFMPKINEKLCIWREAWARHRLRTAKSSPIRLWLAGQMNNPIGTQNDLAVEDEEFYGVEGALFDEENPRPIYHSLTFTPSHECKTELHEQCPSGWTSTAYGMDVFLKALEIIHSFHEL from the exons ATGGACGAATATGGATTAAAAAAAGAGTATTTCACAGACATCGAAGATGGCGCTTTAGAAGACttaattacaaatgtaattaCCGAGTTCCCTTTTTGTGGAGAAACCTTACTAAGACAAATTCTGgttcaaaaaaatgtaaag GTACAAAGATCAAGACTTCGGGAAATTCTACATCATGTTGATGACAATGGAATACAAGACAGGCGTGCAGGAAGGCTGAAAAGAAGAGTTTACAATGTGCAGGGTGTTAATCACCTTTGGCACATTGACACTAACCATAAACTCGTACGATGGAATTTCATCATAGCTGGAGGAATTGATGGCTTTAGCAGATTTAtcacttttttaaaatgtattgataacaaCAAAGCAGAAACGGTTGCAAGTTGTTTTCTTGAAGGAGTAAATGAATTTGGGCTTCCACTTAGAGTAAGGTCTGATAAAGGTATGGAAAATAGTAAAGTTGCCGATTTTATGATTGAAAGGCGAGGAGCAAATCGTGGAAGCATGATTGTTGGTAAAAGTGTACACAACCAACGCATAGAGAGACTATGGCGTGATGTCTTTGATGGTGTTCTTGCATACTATTATGTGTTATTTTACTTCATGGAAGATGAAGGGTTGTTAGACCCTCTGGATGAAATTCATATGTTTTCACTGCATCATGTAtttatgccaaaaataaatgaaaaactgtGTATCTGGAGGGAAGCATGGGCACGCCATAGATTGCGCACTGCAAAATCATCTCCTATACGCTTATGGTTAGCTGGACAAATGAATAACCCAATAGGAACACAGAATGACCTAGCGGTTGAAGACGAAGAATTTTATGGAGTAGAAGGAGCTCTTTTTGATGAAGAAAATCCAAGACCCATCTATCATAGTCTGACATTCACACCCTCTCATGAGTGCAAAACTGAATTACATGAACAGTGTCCTTCAGGATGGACATCAACTGCTTATGGAATGGATGTTTTCTTGAAAGCACTTGAAATTATTCATTCATTTCATGAACTATAA